Proteins encoded together in one Rhizobacter sp. J219 window:
- a CDS encoding alpha/beta hydrolase domain-containing protein: protein MQKLRSWAAVLLLAVGSSLSPVVAAAVPSPTVIGPVPSQPPGSASRDYPWMSTLHKLAAVGYVEEEYFIEGTASRYNTAVPLGTNGAVVSSGHPYRTRILVRRPISPWKFNGTVLAEWQNVTAGYDLDAMWGASFEHVIRSGYAWVGISAQRVGVQGTPNGLKNWSATRYGSLDVTAGGTIVDDSLSYDIYAQALQALRHPTGVRPMGKLDVKRVMAIGASQSAGRLAVFVNALHPLIGDPVDAYLLFIGGARVRSDLSVPIFKLISETDVPVQMASRQPDTPLFRFWEVAGASHSGRRTVLNSRPLLARDGVAPTLGDCARPPYPRVPMQHVINAVYDHMVRWVREGVQPPSAPPIVTEGAVIQRDANGNALGGIRLAEFAVPTALNSGANTGAAFCILYGSYVPFEQSVIDQLYPTHGSYVVPVFNQAHDTVRDGYVVWQDALRTKHLAAHSIVGLGAPCSATCRAAQDLLEASYFYLYTSGHDDEFAHKVIGAIKAIARGEASGGQSQVIASRIARHLLNDYVEDVQRLKAKGRLSQVSANELVNGANAVLAALP, encoded by the coding sequence ATGCAAAAGCTCAGGTCGTGGGCCGCGGTGCTGTTGTTGGCGGTCGGTTCTTCACTCTCTCCGGTCGTGGCGGCGGCAGTGCCCAGCCCCACGGTGATCGGCCCCGTGCCCTCGCAGCCGCCCGGCAGCGCCTCGCGCGACTACCCATGGATGTCGACCCTGCACAAGCTCGCGGCGGTCGGCTACGTGGAAGAGGAATACTTCATCGAAGGCACGGCCAGCCGCTACAACACCGCGGTGCCGCTGGGCACCAACGGCGCGGTGGTCAGCAGCGGCCACCCGTACCGCACCCGCATCCTCGTGCGACGGCCCATCAGCCCGTGGAAGTTCAACGGCACCGTGCTCGCCGAGTGGCAGAACGTCACGGCGGGCTACGACCTCGACGCGATGTGGGGGGCTTCCTTCGAGCACGTGATCCGCTCCGGTTATGCGTGGGTCGGGATCTCGGCGCAACGCGTGGGCGTGCAGGGCACCCCCAACGGTCTCAAGAACTGGAGCGCCACCCGCTACGGTTCGCTCGACGTGACGGCGGGCGGCACCATCGTCGACGACTCGCTCTCCTACGACATCTACGCCCAGGCGCTGCAGGCGCTGCGCCACCCGACGGGCGTGCGGCCGATGGGCAAGCTGGACGTCAAGCGGGTGATGGCGATCGGCGCCTCGCAATCGGCCGGCCGGCTGGCGGTGTTCGTCAACGCGCTGCACCCGCTCATCGGCGACCCGGTCGATGCCTACCTGCTCTTCATTGGCGGCGCCCGTGTGCGCAGCGACCTCAGCGTGCCGATCTTCAAGCTGATCTCGGAAACCGACGTGCCGGTGCAGATGGCCTCGCGCCAGCCCGACACGCCGCTCTTCCGCTTCTGGGAGGTGGCCGGCGCGAGCCACTCGGGCCGCCGCACGGTGCTCAACTCGCGACCGCTGCTCGCCCGCGACGGCGTGGCGCCCACGCTTGGCGACTGCGCCCGCCCGCCATACCCGCGCGTGCCGATGCAGCATGTGATCAACGCCGTCTACGACCACATGGTGCGCTGGGTGCGCGAGGGCGTGCAGCCGCCGAGCGCACCGCCCATCGTCACCGAAGGCGCGGTGATTCAGCGCGACGCGAACGGCAACGCGCTCGGCGGCATCCGCCTGGCCGAGTTCGCCGTGCCCACCGCACTCAACAGCGGCGCGAACACGGGCGCGGCCTTCTGCATCCTCTATGGCAGCTACGTCCCGTTCGAGCAGAGTGTGATCGACCAGCTCTACCCCACGCACGGCAGCTATGTGGTGCCGGTGTTCAACCAGGCCCACGACACCGTGCGCGACGGCTACGTGGTGTGGCAGGACGCGCTGCGCACCAAGCATCTCGCCGCGCACTCCATCGTGGGCTTGGGCGCACCCTGCAGCGCCACCTGCCGCGCCGCGCAAGACTTGCTCGAAGCCAGCTACTTCTACCTCTACACCAGCGGCCACGACGACGAGTTCGCCCACAAGGTGATCGGCGCCATCAAGGCCATCGCCCGTGGCGAGGCCAGCGGTGGCCAGTCGCAGGTCATCGCCAGCCGCATCGCGCGCCACCTGCTCAACGACTATGTGGAAGACGTTCAGCGGCTGAAGGCGAAGGGCAGGCTGTCGCAGGTGTCGGCCAACGAGCTGGTGAACGGGGCCAACGCCGTGCTCGCGGCCTTGCCCTGA
- a CDS encoding DUF1800 family protein: protein MKRVTAMAMAAAVLAACGGGGGGGSAPADSPSPGPAPVPSPAPSPAPTPAPAPDRHAAARFLTQASFGPDEASIQRVQALGYAGWIDEQFAVPASSHVAHWDALTAQLRTVNPSAWAGQDGVFNAFWRTAVTGEDQLRQRVALALSQIFVISMQDTFVGNEPRAVAHYLDLLATRGTGRYRDLLEGVALHPMMGRYLSALGNRKADTRTGRVPDENFAREVMQLFSIGLYRLNADGTHQLADGQPVETYGPADITGLARVFTGWSWACPVVPTATQHTCFSTGSVSVSGSSRSDPERAMKPMILYPGMHAPEEKRFLGTVVPAHTDGMTSLRIALDTLAGHPNVAPFISRQLIQRLVTSNPSPAYVRDVAQVFSTSGGDLKAVVKALLLHDEARRPGATDGKVREPLLRMTAYYRAFNARSDGGHWRIGNTDDPASRLGQSVLRSPSVFNFYRPGYVPPGSAAAAAGLVAPELQIAHETSAAGYVNYLRSVVFSGVGVVNGAPFNRADVQADYAAELAIADKPAELVDRLDAKLMYGSMPAALKAEIVAAVASVPIQTHSQAAIDIGKKVRVASAVLLTLASPEFQVQK, encoded by the coding sequence GTGAAACGCGTCACGGCGATGGCGATGGCGGCGGCGGTTCTCGCAGCGTGTGGCGGGGGCGGCGGCGGTGGCAGTGCGCCTGCCGACAGCCCGTCACCCGGCCCTGCGCCGGTTCCTTCTCCGGCACCTTCACCCGCTCCGACCCCGGCGCCCGCGCCAGACCGCCACGCCGCGGCCCGCTTTCTCACGCAAGCCAGCTTCGGCCCCGACGAAGCCTCGATCCAACGGGTACAGGCCTTGGGCTATGCCGGCTGGATCGACGAGCAGTTCGCCGTGCCCGCCAGCTCGCATGTCGCGCACTGGGACGCGCTCACCGCCCAGCTGCGTACCGTCAACCCCAGCGCCTGGGCCGGGCAGGACGGTGTCTTCAACGCCTTCTGGCGCACCGCCGTGACGGGCGAGGACCAGTTGCGCCAGCGCGTGGCGCTGGCGCTGTCGCAGATCTTCGTGATCTCCATGCAAGACACCTTCGTCGGCAACGAGCCGCGCGCCGTGGCGCACTACCTCGACCTGCTCGCCACGCGCGGCACCGGCCGCTACCGCGACCTGCTCGAAGGCGTGGCGTTGCACCCGATGATGGGTCGCTACCTCAGCGCGCTCGGCAACCGCAAGGCCGACACCCGCACCGGCCGCGTGCCCGACGAGAATTTCGCCCGCGAGGTGATGCAGCTCTTCAGCATCGGCCTCTACCGGCTGAACGCCGATGGCACACACCAGCTCGCCGACGGCCAGCCCGTCGAGACCTACGGCCCGGCCGACATCACCGGCCTTGCGCGTGTCTTCACCGGCTGGAGCTGGGCCTGCCCGGTGGTGCCCACCGCCACCCAGCACACCTGCTTCTCCACCGGCTCTGTGAGCGTGAGCGGCTCGTCGCGCAGCGACCCCGAGCGTGCGATGAAACCGATGATCCTCTACCCCGGCATGCACGCGCCGGAGGAAAAGCGTTTCCTCGGCACGGTGGTGCCGGCCCATACCGACGGCATGACCAGCCTGCGCATCGCGCTCGACACGCTCGCCGGCCACCCGAACGTGGCGCCGTTCATCTCGCGCCAGCTGATCCAGCGCCTGGTCACCAGCAATCCGAGCCCGGCCTATGTGCGCGACGTGGCCCAGGTGTTCAGCACGTCCGGCGGTGACCTGAAGGCGGTGGTGAAGGCCTTGCTGCTGCACGACGAAGCGCGCCGGCCGGGTGCGACGGATGGCAAGGTGCGAGAGCCGCTCTTGCGCATGACCGCCTACTACCGCGCCTTCAACGCGCGCTCCGACGGCGGGCACTGGCGCATCGGCAACACCGACGACCCGGCGAGCCGGCTCGGCCAGTCGGTGCTGCGCTCGCCGTCGGTCTTCAACTTCTACCGGCCGGGCTACGTGCCGCCCGGCTCGGCCGCGGCAGCCGCGGGGCTGGTGGCGCCTGAGTTGCAGATCGCGCACGAGACCAGCGCGGCCGGTTACGTGAACTACCTGCGCAGCGTGGTCTTCAGCGGCGTGGGCGTGGTCAACGGTGCGCCGTTCAACCGCGCCGACGTGCAGGCCGACTACGCCGCCGAGCTGGCCATCGCCGACAAGCCCGCCGAACTGGTCGACCGGCTCGACGCGAAGCTGATGTACGGCAGCATGCCCGCCGCCCTCAAGGCCGAGATCGTGGCCGCGGTGGCGAGCGTGCCCATCCAGACCCACAGCCAGGCTGCCATCGATATCGGCAAGAAAGTGCGCGTGGCCTCGGCCGTGCTGCTCACGCTTGCCTCGCCCGAGTTCCAGGTGCAGAAATGA
- a CDS encoding hemerythrin domain-containing protein has product MHPTLQIIRSEHQALTAMLRSIRLLLAEHRRRNTLPDFSVLRAMLFYVDEFPEKLHHTKESTLLFPLLRGQGSETNAVLDKLDQDHARGEAAIRTLEHELLGFEMMGDTEQGPRRRERFEKAMDEYIDFYLSHMHVEETVVLPLAERVLSAAEWRELDKAFKLNRDPIASYDTDGPYRSVFQKVLMHLPAPLGLGPALAVPAP; this is encoded by the coding sequence ATGCACCCCACCCTCCAGATCATCCGCAGCGAACACCAGGCCTTGACCGCCATGCTGCGCAGCATCCGCCTGCTGCTGGCCGAGCACCGACGGCGCAACACCCTGCCCGACTTCTCGGTGCTGCGCGCAATGCTGTTCTACGTCGACGAATTTCCGGAGAAGCTGCACCACACGAAAGAAAGCACCCTGCTCTTCCCCCTGCTGCGCGGCCAGGGCAGCGAGACCAATGCGGTGCTCGACAAGCTCGACCAGGACCACGCCCGCGGCGAGGCGGCCATCCGCACACTCGAGCACGAGCTGCTCGGCTTCGAGATGATGGGCGACACCGAACAAGGCCCGCGCCGGCGCGAGCGTTTCGAGAAGGCGATGGACGAGTACATCGACTTCTACCTCAGCCACATGCACGTGGAAGAGACCGTCGTGCTGCCGCTGGCCGAGCGTGTGCTGAGCGCCGCCGAGTGGCGCGAGCTCGACAAGGCGTTCAAGCTCAACCGCGACCCGATCGCAAGCTACGACACCGACGGTCCCTACCGCAGCGTGTTCCAGAAGGTGCTGATGCACTTGCCGGCACCGCTCGGGCTCGGGCCGGCGCTGGCCGTTCCTGCACCCTAG
- a CDS encoding diguanylate cyclase domain-containing protein, whose translation MLDPPDGTDNTEMARARAGVRGLALLNAQADALRTHLKQLRERLVEAQHELNANEAALVVQANEQLVLAALRADAIAEAARSSFDELAHASQRDGLTGMPNRELMLDRMQATIVRAGRRELSFAVLFVDIDNFKHVNDTLGHAAGDEVLKEAARRLESAVRETDTVSRHGGDEFVVLLTELSPGADTCSVAAKLLQELQAPIELESGQVRLTASIGVSLYPTDAHDAKTLIALADAAMYAAKRAGGGRCVFQRDVGTGASPGAAAGALMPARSAGGAEHTTASPKREKPEMRLHPEHVAFLAMVAHELRNPLAPLRHAATLLSRATTQEESLQKLQGIIVRQVARMARLIDDLLHVSSEGVGKFHLQYEDVDLAELFQTVLEACHPAIHGRRQEMDARLPAVWPAMRGDAVRLAQVFGNLVDNASRYTPEGGRITLTVDVGPAEIDVMVSDSGVGISAEALQHIFKLFVQENRVPSVRRDGLGIGLAVVRELVQLHGGTVVARSEGHNLGSSFVVRLPLAQPVLAEAP comes from the coding sequence ATGCTTGATCCGCCCGACGGCACTGACAACACGGAGATGGCGCGTGCGCGGGCGGGTGTGCGCGGCCTGGCGCTGCTCAACGCCCAGGCGGATGCCCTGCGCACGCACCTGAAGCAGCTTCGCGAGCGCCTCGTCGAGGCGCAACACGAGCTCAACGCCAACGAGGCGGCGCTCGTCGTGCAGGCGAATGAGCAACTGGTGCTCGCCGCATTGCGCGCCGACGCCATCGCCGAAGCGGCCCGAAGCAGTTTCGACGAACTGGCGCATGCCTCGCAGCGCGACGGCCTCACCGGCATGCCCAACCGCGAGCTGATGCTCGATCGCATGCAGGCCACGATCGTGCGCGCCGGCCGTCGAGAACTCAGCTTCGCGGTGCTCTTCGTCGACATCGACAACTTCAAGCACGTCAACGACACGCTCGGGCATGCCGCGGGCGACGAGGTGCTGAAAGAGGCGGCCCGGCGCCTGGAGTCGGCTGTGCGCGAGACCGACACGGTCAGCCGCCACGGGGGTGACGAGTTCGTCGTCCTGCTCACCGAACTCTCCCCCGGTGCCGACACCTGCTCGGTCGCCGCCAAGCTGTTGCAGGAGCTGCAGGCGCCGATCGAGCTGGAGTCCGGCCAGGTGCGGTTGACGGCCAGCATCGGCGTGAGCCTCTACCCGACCGACGCACACGACGCCAAGACGCTCATCGCACTGGCCGACGCCGCCATGTACGCTGCCAAACGCGCAGGCGGAGGCCGCTGCGTTTTTCAGCGCGACGTCGGAACGGGCGCCTCCCCGGGCGCCGCCGCGGGAGCACTGATGCCGGCGCGAAGCGCCGGTGGCGCGGAGCACACCACCGCCTCGCCAAAGCGTGAAAAACCGGAAATGCGGCTGCACCCCGAGCATGTGGCTTTCCTCGCGATGGTCGCGCACGAGTTGCGCAACCCGCTCGCGCCACTGCGCCATGCCGCCACACTGCTGTCGCGTGCCACCACCCAGGAAGAAAGCCTGCAGAAGCTGCAGGGCATCATCGTGCGGCAGGTGGCTCGCATGGCCCGGCTGATCGACGATCTGCTGCATGTGTCAAGCGAGGGTGTGGGCAAGTTCCACCTTCAGTACGAAGACGTGGACCTGGCCGAGTTGTTCCAGACCGTGCTGGAGGCCTGCCACCCGGCGATCCACGGCCGGCGCCAGGAGATGGACGCCCGGCTGCCCGCGGTGTGGCCTGCGATGCGCGGCGATGCCGTGCGGCTGGCACAGGTGTTCGGCAACCTGGTGGACAACGCGTCGCGCTACACCCCCGAGGGCGGGCGCATCACGCTCACCGTCGACGTCGGTCCGGCCGAGATCGATGTGATGGTCTCCGACTCGGGTGTCGGCATCTCGGCGGAGGCCTTGCAGCACATCTTCAAGCTCTTCGTGCAGGAGAACCGCGTGCCCTCCGTCCGGCGTGACGGCCTGGGCATCGGCCTGGCCGTCGTGCGCGAACTGGTGCAGCTGCATGGCGGCACGGTGGTTGCCCGCAGCGAAGGCCACAACCTCGGCAGCTCGTTCGTCGTGCGGCTGCCGCTTGCGCAGCCCGTGCTGGCGGAAGCACCCTGA
- a CDS encoding Crp/Fnr family transcriptional regulator, producing MSGEDEARQNLLLAALPASEWDRWRGELQPVALPLGMVLYEAGMRMSHVYFPTSAIASLLYVLEDGATAEVAVVGFEGVVGISLFMGGVSTTSRAVVQSAGQGYRLPASFLMQEFNRGGPVLHLLLRYTQALLTQMAQTAVCNRHHTLDQQLCRWLLLSLDRLHSSELVMTQELIANMLGVRREGVTEAAGHLQDAGLIRYRRGHITVLDRGGLEQRVCECYAVVKREYDRLLPANVAT from the coding sequence ATGTCCGGGGAAGACGAAGCACGTCAGAACCTGCTGCTTGCTGCACTGCCCGCGTCCGAGTGGGACCGTTGGCGAGGTGAGCTTCAGCCGGTGGCCCTGCCGCTCGGCATGGTGCTCTACGAGGCCGGCATGCGCATGTCCCATGTGTACTTCCCCACGAGCGCCATCGCCTCGCTGCTGTATGTGCTGGAGGACGGTGCAACCGCCGAAGTGGCGGTGGTGGGCTTCGAAGGGGTGGTGGGCATCTCGCTTTTCATGGGAGGCGTTTCCACCACGAGCCGCGCGGTCGTGCAAAGCGCGGGGCAGGGCTACCGGCTGCCGGCGAGCTTCCTGATGCAGGAGTTCAACCGCGGGGGGCCGGTGCTGCACCTCCTGCTGCGCTACACGCAGGCGCTGCTGACCCAGATGGCGCAGACGGCGGTGTGCAACCGCCATCACACGCTCGACCAGCAGCTGTGCCGCTGGCTCCTGCTGAGCCTGGACCGCCTGCATTCGAGCGAACTCGTGATGACCCAGGAGCTGATCGCCAACATGCTCGGCGTGCGCCGCGAAGGCGTCACCGAGGCCGCGGGGCACCTGCAGGACGCGGGGCTGATCCGCTACCGCCGGGGCCACATCACCGTGCTCGACCGGGGCGGCCTCGAGCAGCGGGTGTGCGAGTGCTATGCGGTGGTCAAGCGCGAATACGACCGCCTGCTGCCGGCCAACGTGGCAACCTAG
- a CDS encoding DUF1501 domain-containing protein, with amino-acid sequence MTTGPHFQHDGARRLFLRHATALAGLGAAAPFALNLSALGSAAAQSARDYKALVCLFLHGGNDSMNMVLPTDAASWAAYTSVRDQSPESIALQAPGTPPVAGATAGSPARLGGVLPILPTHPQGRSFALHPLMGTLQTLFNDEKRLAIVPNAGPLVMPTTKAQYASGMHPKPAHLFSHNDQANMWQSFQPEGATKGWGGLMADLLAAQNGRAVFTAISTSGNAVWLSGDRVRQYQVSTSGAIRMATSGTTHAVYGQLGVGEALRRIVRSTRGTHPLERDLADINNRSIEAEEVLRLALKDAGEPLFGTPGTSPDPKLLYDAPLTGTKAINGLAQQLQTVARMIDAAGSGGIQARRQIFFVSLGGFDTHDNQNRALADLYARLSHALRYFDTTLGAMGLRDSVTTFTASDFGRSFTSNGDGTDHGWGAHHFVMGGAVKGGDLYGRFPVLGLRNANSNAFDSSPDQIGNGALIPGTSVEQIGATLARWFGLSESEVSMVFPGLRHFSERNLGFMA; translated from the coding sequence ATGACGACCGGCCCCCACTTCCAGCACGACGGCGCGCGCCGTCTCTTCCTGCGCCACGCCACGGCGCTGGCGGGCCTGGGCGCCGCGGCGCCATTCGCGCTCAATCTGTCGGCGCTCGGCAGCGCGGCGGCGCAGTCGGCGCGCGACTACAAGGCGCTGGTGTGTCTCTTCCTGCATGGCGGCAACGACTCGATGAACATGGTGCTGCCCACCGATGCAGCCTCGTGGGCGGCCTACACATCGGTGCGCGACCAGTCGCCCGAATCCATTGCGCTGCAGGCCCCGGGCACACCGCCGGTGGCCGGTGCCACGGCTGGTTCGCCGGCGCGGCTGGGAGGCGTGCTGCCCATCCTGCCGACACACCCGCAGGGCCGCAGCTTCGCGCTGCACCCGCTGATGGGCACGCTGCAGACGCTCTTCAACGACGAGAAGCGCCTCGCCATCGTGCCCAACGCCGGCCCGCTGGTGATGCCCACCACCAAGGCGCAATACGCAAGCGGCATGCACCCCAAGCCCGCGCACCTCTTCTCGCACAACGACCAGGCCAACATGTGGCAGTCGTTCCAGCCCGAAGGTGCGACCAAAGGGTGGGGCGGCCTGATGGCCGACCTGCTGGCCGCCCAGAACGGCCGCGCCGTCTTCACCGCCATCTCGACCTCGGGCAACGCCGTCTGGCTCTCGGGCGACAGGGTGCGCCAGTACCAGGTGAGCACGAGTGGCGCGATCCGCATGGCGACCTCGGGCACCACGCATGCCGTCTACGGCCAGCTCGGCGTGGGCGAGGCGCTGCGTCGCATCGTGCGCAGCACCCGCGGCACGCACCCGCTGGAGCGCGACCTGGCCGACATCAACAACCGATCGATCGAGGCCGAGGAAGTGCTGCGCCTTGCGCTCAAGGATGCGGGCGAGCCGCTCTTCGGCACGCCCGGCACCAGCCCCGACCCCAAGCTGCTCTACGACGCGCCTCTCACCGGCACGAAAGCGATCAACGGCCTCGCCCAGCAACTGCAGACGGTCGCCCGCATGATCGACGCCGCCGGCTCGGGCGGCATCCAGGCCAGGCGGCAGATCTTCTTCGTGAGCCTGGGCGGTTTCGACACCCACGACAACCAGAACCGCGCGCTGGCCGACCTCTACGCACGCCTCTCGCATGCGCTGCGCTATTTCGACACCACCCTTGGCGCGATGGGCCTGCGCGACAGCGTCACCACCTTCACCGCCTCGGACTTCGGCCGCAGCTTCACCAGCAACGGCGATGGCACCGACCACGGCTGGGGCGCCCACCACTTCGTGATGGGCGGTGCAGTGAAGGGCGGCGATCTCTACGGCCGCTTCCCGGTGCTCGGCCTGCGCAACGCCAACAGCAACGCCTTCGACAGCAGCCCTGATCAGATCGGCAACGGCGCACTGATCCCCGGCACCTCGGTCGAGCAGATCGGCGCCACGCTCGCGCGTTGGTTCGGCCTGAGCGAGAGCGAGGTGTCGATGGTGTTTCCGGGGTTGCGCCACTTCAGCGAGCGCAACCTCGGGTTCATGGCCTGA
- a CDS encoding DUF4398 domain-containing protein, with translation MTHLVSTPVATGLLMAVLAGVMTACASVPPPTQQMALADAAVQRASSMGTADMAPAELQLAKSKLARAKEANETKQYERAARLAEQAQLDAEVAEMHAQAVRSRKAARETQDAAAVLREEIDRKTPRERRSTP, from the coding sequence ATGACCCACCTCGTTTCAACCCCGGTCGCCACCGGGCTCCTCATGGCCGTGCTGGCCGGTGTCATGACGGCTTGCGCCAGCGTGCCGCCTCCCACGCAGCAGATGGCCCTGGCAGACGCCGCCGTGCAACGCGCCAGCAGCATGGGCACCGCCGACATGGCGCCCGCGGAACTCCAGCTCGCGAAATCGAAGCTCGCCAGAGCCAAGGAAGCCAACGAGACCAAGCAGTACGAACGCGCAGCCCGGCTGGCCGAGCAGGCTCAGCTCGACGCCGAGGTGGCCGAGATGCACGCGCAGGCCGTGCGTTCGCGCAAGGCCGCACGTGAAACGCAGGACGCCGCCGCCGTGCTGCGCGAAGAGATCGACCGCAAGACACCCCGCGAACGCAGGAGCACACCATGA
- a CDS encoding helix-turn-helix transcriptional regulator: MNELPVPVAAPSAHLGTLAPGVADPSLASPVMPVPPAHENAYVVQGGVMYTAPSLRTCTMLRRSGGIVVSANGKPFELHMKGEVTHHQALVVKPLVEHRLLAEDTPIVSLLVNPLHPMFRMFRGMPRHGVMSLPREAFAYHEPQLQAASGGEFDGAQGGLLYNGLISTVARYLPPVTHSAIDDKADHVVALLHADVNRSLDELARSVGVSYTRMSHLFTQSLGISLRNYQLWLKIHNALNMLYSGTTLTEIARTNGFADLAHLSRVSRQALGAPLTHFRSSASLKKIYCPAA, encoded by the coding sequence ATGAACGAATTGCCGGTGCCGGTTGCGGCACCCTCCGCGCACCTTGGCACGCTTGCGCCTGGCGTGGCCGACCCGTCGCTTGCCTCGCCGGTCATGCCGGTGCCGCCCGCTCACGAGAATGCCTACGTCGTGCAAGGCGGGGTGATGTACACCGCCCCGTCGCTGCGCACCTGCACCATGCTGCGCCGCAGTGGCGGCATCGTGGTGTCGGCGAATGGCAAGCCCTTCGAGCTGCACATGAAGGGCGAGGTCACGCACCACCAGGCGCTGGTGGTCAAGCCGCTGGTCGAGCACCGCTTGCTCGCCGAAGACACGCCGATCGTGTCGCTGCTGGTCAACCCGCTGCACCCGATGTTCCGCATGTTCCGCGGCATGCCCCGGCATGGCGTGATGTCGCTGCCGCGCGAGGCCTTCGCCTACCACGAGCCACAGCTGCAGGCGGCCAGCGGCGGCGAGTTCGACGGCGCCCAGGGCGGCCTGCTCTACAACGGCCTGATCTCGACCGTGGCGCGCTACCTGCCCCCCGTCACGCACAGCGCCATCGACGACAAGGCCGACCATGTCGTCGCACTGCTGCACGCCGACGTGAACCGCAGCCTCGACGAGCTGGCCCGCAGCGTGGGCGTGTCGTACACGCGCATGTCGCACCTCTTCACGCAGTCGCTGGGCATCTCGCTGCGCAACTACCAGCTCTGGCTCAAGATTCACAACGCGCTCAACATGCTCTACAGCGGCACCACGCTGACCGAGATCGCCCGCACCAACGGGTTTGCCGATCTGGCCCACCTCTCGCGCGTGTCGCGTCAGGCGCTGGGCGCGCCGCTCACCCACTTCCGCTCCAGCGCGTCGCTGAAGAAGATCTACTGCCCCGCGGCCTGA
- a CDS encoding ATPase domain-containing protein, producing MNEVATATLLPTGVPGLDQVLGGGLTEFSFNVIAGAPGSGKTTLAHQIMFALATPERPALYFTVLGEPPLKMLRYQQRYRFFDLDRFNRCIRFYNLADEASSGSSGKVLDRISAEVRSHEPGLVFVDSFRTVLLAGASGGEAEQERFVQDLGVLLTSWQATTFIVGEHLDDAHLNVVFTVADGLIWLRQTEKRNAVVRKLEVSKMRGQATMPGLHAFRIGTTGLQVFPRGLSSPAMPESTPPTEHRLAMGVPGLDAMMGGGLPAGYSLLVAGPSGSGKSILARAFLEEGARQGDIGVIAAFEQRPSASRGRVLADLIESGKVGVVDTSSPALSVEEITWQLLAEIRRLGASRVVIDSLSGFELALAPTFRGEFREALSRMVAALTATGVSVLMVSELEDRYNDLRFSPYGTAFLTDAIIVQRYVEIDGRLQRVMAVVKVRASAHSNELRQFHIDDDGIHVGPMLPGFEGLLGGQPTRRPPSREAADDA from the coding sequence ATGAACGAAGTGGCCACCGCAACGCTGCTACCGACCGGGGTGCCCGGCCTCGACCAGGTCCTGGGGGGCGGGCTCACGGAGTTCTCGTTCAACGTGATCGCAGGGGCGCCCGGCAGCGGAAAGACCACGCTGGCGCATCAGATCATGTTTGCGCTGGCCACGCCCGAGCGGCCGGCCTTGTATTTCACCGTGCTCGGCGAGCCGCCGCTGAAGATGCTGCGTTATCAGCAGCGGTACCGCTTCTTCGACCTCGACCGATTCAACCGCTGCATCCGCTTCTACAACCTCGCAGACGAAGCCTCGTCGGGCAGCTCCGGCAAGGTGTTGGATCGCATCTCCGCCGAAGTGCGCTCGCACGAGCCTGGCCTGGTGTTCGTCGACTCGTTCCGCACCGTGCTGCTGGCCGGCGCGTCGGGCGGCGAAGCCGAGCAGGAGCGCTTCGTGCAGGACCTGGGCGTGCTCTTGACCAGCTGGCAGGCCACGACCTTCATCGTCGGCGAGCATCTCGACGATGCGCACCTGAACGTGGTGTTCACCGTGGCCGATGGCCTGATCTGGCTGAGGCAGACGGAAAAGCGCAACGCGGTCGTCCGCAAGCTCGAAGTCAGCAAGATGCGGGGGCAGGCCACGATGCCCGGGCTGCATGCGTTTCGCATCGGCACCACCGGCTTGCAGGTGTTTCCGCGCGGGCTGTCCTCGCCGGCGATGCCGGAGTCGACGCCGCCCACCGAGCACCGGCTCGCGATGGGCGTTCCCGGGCTCGACGCGATGATGGGCGGCGGCCTGCCGGCGGGGTATTCGCTGCTGGTGGCCGGCCCTTCGGGGTCGGGCAAGAGCATCCTCGCGCGGGCGTTCCTCGAAGAAGGTGCCCGCCAGGGTGACATCGGGGTCATCGCGGCTTTCGAGCAGCGCCCGAGTGCCTCGCGAGGCCGGGTCCTGGCGGACCTGATCGAAAGCGGCAAGGTGGGGGTGGTGGACACCAGCTCCCCGGCGCTCTCGGTGGAAGAGATCACCTGGCAGCTGCTGGCGGAGATCCGCCGGCTCGGTGCGTCGCGCGTGGTCATCGACTCGCTCTCGGGCTTCGAGCTGGCGCTTGCGCCCACCTTCCGCGGGGAGTTTCGCGAAGCCCTGTCGCGCATGGTGGCGGCGCTGACTGCCACCGGCGTGTCGGTGCTCATGGTTTCGGAGCTGGAAGACCGCTACAACGATCTGCGCTTCAGCCCCTACGGCACGGCGTTCCTCACCGACGCGATCATCGTGCAGCGTTACGTCGAGATCGATGGGCGGCTGCAGCGGGTGATGGCGGTGGTGAAGGTGCGCGCGAGCGCGCACTCGAACGAGCTGCGCCAGTTCCACATCGACGATGACGGAATCCACGTCGGGCCCATGCTCCCCGGCTTCGAAGGTCTCCTGGGCGGCCAGCCCACGCGGCGTCCGCCGTCTCGCGAGGCTGCGGACGATGCTTGA